One Canis lupus familiaris isolate Mischka breed German Shepherd chromosome 20, alternate assembly UU_Cfam_GSD_1.0, whole genome shotgun sequence genomic region harbors:
- the YIPF2 gene encoding protein YIPF2 isoform X2 — protein MAAADELAFHEFEEASSLLAETPDAATTSGRGQLAPQGHVAVEVDSGGIYGSEEAEESDKTALLQEEKQQPGFWTFSYYQSFFDVDTSQVLDRIRGSLLPRPGHNFVRHHLRNRPDLYGPFWICATLAFVLAITGNLTLVLAQRRDPSIHYSPQFHKVTVAGVTIYCYVWLVPLALWGFLRWRKGVRERMGPYTFLETVCIYGYSLFVFIPTVVLWLIPVPWLQWLFGVMALVLSAASLVFTLWPVVREDTRLVAAVLLSTVVLLHALLAVGCKFYFFQPLPLEHLAPPAQATSLPANLLLPPTSRPKAT, from the exons ATGGCAGCGGCCGACGAGCTGGCCTTCCACG AGTTCGAGGAAGCTTCTAGTCTGCTGGCGGAGACCCCAGATGCGGCCACCACGAGTGGCCGCGGTCAGCTGGCCCCACAGGGGCACGTGGCGGTGGAGGTGGACTCGGGTGGTATCTACGGATCTGAGGAGGCTGAGGAGAGTGACAAGACTGCG CTCctgcaggaggagaagcagcagcccGGATTCTGGACCTTTAGCTACTATCAGAGCTTCTTTGACGTGGACACATCCCAG GTCCTGGACCGAATCAGAGGCTCACTGCTGCCCCGGCCTGGCCACAACTTTGTACGGCACCATCTGCGGAATCGGCCAGACCTGTATG GCCCCTTCTGGATCTGTGCCACGCTGGCTTTCGTCTTGGCCATCACTGGCAATCTGACGCTGGTGCTGGCCCAGAGGAGGGACCCCTCGATCCACTACAGCCCCCAGTTCCACAAGG TGACTGTGGCTGGCGTCACCATCTACTGCTATGTTTGGCTGGTGCCGTTGGCGCTGTGGGGCTTCCTGCGGTGGCGGAAGGGTGTCCGGGAGCGCATGGGGCCTTACACCTTCCTGGAGACCGTGTGCATCTACGGCTACTCCCTCTTTGTCTTCATCCCCACCGTG GTCCTGTGGCTCATTCCGGTCCCCTGGCTGCAGTGGCTCTTTGGGGTCATGGCCCTGGTGCTGTCAGCCGCCAGCCTGGTGTTTACCCTCTGGCCTGTTGTCCGAGAGGACACCAGATTGGTGGCTGCGGTGCTGCTCTCGACTGTCGTGCTGCTCCATGCCCTCCTGGCCGTGGGCTGTAAG ttttatttcttccagccCCTGCCTCTGGAGCACCTGGCACCGCCGGCCCAGGCCACGTCTCTGCCTGCGAACCTCTTGCTGCCACCCACGTCGAGGCCTAAGGCCACTTAG
- the TIMM29 gene encoding mitochondrial import inner membrane translocase subunit Tim29: MATAALKRLWSRNREGSGGPAAAKPGVWARLGAWARVLLRDYAEACGDAAAAARARPWRAAVYAGLLGGAAACCALAPSEAAFEEALLDASGILLLLAPATRNRASEDCVQRLLWLRGRGRLRHVNLGLCALVYEAPVDAQASLYQARCRYLQPRWADFPDRILDVGFVGRWWVLAARMRDCDINDEEFQHLPAHLRVVGPHQLHSETNERLFDEKYKPVVLTDDQVDQALWEEQVLQKEKKDKLALSQADSLVRSEVPR, from the exons ATGGCGACGGCCGCTCTGAAGAGATTGTGGTCCCGAAACCGTGAAGGATCTGGTGGCCCGGCGGCCGCGAAGCCGGGCGTGTGGGCGCGGCTGG GCGCCTGGGCCCGCGTGCTGCTCCGAGACTACGCCGAGGCTTGCggggacgcggcggcggcggcgcgggcccggCCCTGGCGGGCGGCCGTGTACGCGGGGCTGCTGGGGGGCGCGGCGGCCTGCTGCGCGCTGGCGCCCAGCGAGGCGGCCTTCGAGGAGGCGCTGCTCGACGCGTCGGGCATCCTCCTGCTGCTGGCCCCCGCCACGCGCAACCGCGCCTCCGAGGACTGTGTGCAGCGGCTGCTCTGGCTGCGGGGGCGCGGCCGCCTCCGCCACGTGAACCTGGGCCTCTGCGCGCTCGTGTACGAGGCGCCCGTCGACGCCCAGGCCAGCCTCTACCAGGCTCGCTGCCGCTACCTGCAGCCCCGTTGGGCCGACTTCCCGGACCGGATCCTGGACGTGGGCTTCGTGGGCCGCTGGTGGGTGCTGGCCGCCCGGATGCGCGACTGCGACATCAACGACGAGGAGTTCCAGCACCTGCCGGCCCATCTGCGCGTCGTCGGACCCCATCAGCTGCATTCTGAGACGAACGAGCGCCTCTTCGACGAGAAGTACAAGCCCGTCGTGCTCACAGACGATCAGGTTGACCAGGCGCTGTGGGAAGAGCAGGTgttgcagaaggagaagaaggacaAACTCGCCCTGAGCCAGGCCGACTCCCTGGTGCGGTCGGAGGTCCCCAGATGA
- the YIPF2 gene encoding protein YIPF2 isoform X1, with amino-acid sequence MAAADELAFHEFEEASSLLAETPDAATTSGRGQLAPQGHVAVEVDSGGIYGSEEAEESDKTALLQEEKQQPGFWTFSYYQSFFDVDTSQVLDRIRGSLLPRPGHNFVRHHLRNRPDLYGPFWICATLAFVLAITGNLTLVLAQRRDPSIHYSPQFHKVTVAGVTIYCYVWLVPLALWGFLRWRKGVRERMGPYTFLETVCIYGYSLFVFIPTVVLWLIPVPWLQWLFGVMALVLSAASLVFTLWPVVREDTRLVAAVLLSTVVLLHALLAVGCKGPRSSFISSSPCLWSTWHRRPRPRLCLRTSCCHPRRGLRPLRAAEPMGPT; translated from the exons ATGGCAGCGGCCGACGAGCTGGCCTTCCACG AGTTCGAGGAAGCTTCTAGTCTGCTGGCGGAGACCCCAGATGCGGCCACCACGAGTGGCCGCGGTCAGCTGGCCCCACAGGGGCACGTGGCGGTGGAGGTGGACTCGGGTGGTATCTACGGATCTGAGGAGGCTGAGGAGAGTGACAAGACTGCG CTCctgcaggaggagaagcagcagcccGGATTCTGGACCTTTAGCTACTATCAGAGCTTCTTTGACGTGGACACATCCCAG GTCCTGGACCGAATCAGAGGCTCACTGCTGCCCCGGCCTGGCCACAACTTTGTACGGCACCATCTGCGGAATCGGCCAGACCTGTATG GCCCCTTCTGGATCTGTGCCACGCTGGCTTTCGTCTTGGCCATCACTGGCAATCTGACGCTGGTGCTGGCCCAGAGGAGGGACCCCTCGATCCACTACAGCCCCCAGTTCCACAAGG TGACTGTGGCTGGCGTCACCATCTACTGCTATGTTTGGCTGGTGCCGTTGGCGCTGTGGGGCTTCCTGCGGTGGCGGAAGGGTGTCCGGGAGCGCATGGGGCCTTACACCTTCCTGGAGACCGTGTGCATCTACGGCTACTCCCTCTTTGTCTTCATCCCCACCGTG GTCCTGTGGCTCATTCCGGTCCCCTGGCTGCAGTGGCTCTTTGGGGTCATGGCCCTGGTGCTGTCAGCCGCCAGCCTGGTGTTTACCCTCTGGCCTGTTGTCCGAGAGGACACCAGATTGGTGGCTGCGGTGCTGCTCTCGACTGTCGTGCTGCTCCATGCCCTCCTGGCCGTGGGCTGTAAG GGGCCTCggtccagttttatttcttccagccCCTGCCTCTGGAGCACCTGGCACCGCCGGCCCAGGCCACGTCTCTGCCTGCGAACCTCTTGCTGCCACCCACGTCGAGGCCTAAGGCCACTTAGGGCGGCCGAGCCTATGG GCCCAACATGA